The following proteins are co-located in the Methanomassiliicoccales archaeon genome:
- a CDS encoding 2-amino-3,7-dideoxy-D-threo-hept-6-ulosonate synthase — translation MTMLLGKNVRMERIIDRGTGRAVIVPMDHGMSMGPIQGLVDLRGTIDMVSQGGATAIVLHKGAVPYSYRSYGRDIGLILHLSASTNLGSWANHKVLVATVEEAIRIGADAVSVHVNLGNEDEPEMLKDIGQVSKSCAEWGMPLLVMAYPRGKDIKDAFDVELLKQCARVATELGADIVKTNYTGDIDTFREVTRGALAPVVIAGGPKMDSDEKLLQMVKDSIEAGGKGVSIGRNIFQHRNVVGITRAISSIVLDDMEVEEALKFLK, via the coding sequence ATGACAATGCTGCTTGGCAAGAACGTGCGCATGGAGCGGATCATCGACCGAGGGACGGGGCGAGCGGTCATCGTCCCCATGGACCATGGTATGAGCATGGGGCCCATACAGGGCCTGGTGGACCTTCGCGGGACCATTGACATGGTCTCCCAGGGAGGGGCCACAGCCATAGTGCTCCACAAAGGGGCCGTTCCCTATTCCTATCGCTCTTACGGCCGCGACATCGGTCTCATCCTCCACTTATCCGCCTCCACTAATCTTGGCTCATGGGCCAATCACAAGGTGCTGGTGGCCACGGTGGAAGAGGCCATAAGGATAGGCGCGGACGCAGTCTCCGTCCATGTCAACCTGGGCAATGAGGATGAGCCGGAGATGCTCAAGGACATCGGGCAGGTCTCGAAGAGTTGTGCCGAATGGGGCATGCCTCTGCTTGTGATGGCATATCCCCGGGGGAAGGACATCAAGGACGCCTTCGACGTAGAGCTGCTGAAGCAATGCGCTCGTGTGGCCACGGAATTGGGGGCGGACATAGTCAAGACCAACTATACTGGTGACATTGATACTTTCCGCGAGGTCACGCGCGGAGCCTTGGCCCCCGTGGTCATCGCCGGAGGCCCCAAGATGGACTCGGATGAGAAGCTTCTGCAAATGGTCAAGGACTCCATAGAGGCGGGCGGCAAGGGAGTGAGCATAGGCCGCAACATCTTCCAGCATCGCAACGTGGTGGGCATCACGCGCGCCATCTCCTCCATAGTGCTGGATGACATGGAGGTCGAGGAAGCGCTCAAGTTCTTAAAGTGA
- a CDS encoding 3-dehydroquinate synthase II yields the protein MPKIIWVRTDHLTTYEERKKATSSALEAGYVQIVIRQEDKELKRLGRFDAIVLKGKDLLLEEEKVGELIEVSSNEDLKRAYALKDKVEHLMVEAKDWRVIPLENLIAEFQKSRTKIMAVASTPEEAKLFLATLEVGVSGVVLQPSSPSKLKDFQVLREQELPKMQLSKAVVSRIAPAGVGDRVCVDTCSMLRVGEGMLVGSQSACLFLVCSESLESEYVASRPFRVNAGAVHAYILTPSGKTRYLSEIRSGDEVLAVDSEGRGRAVVVGRAKIERRPLLLVEVKVGERRFTTILQNAETIRLCSPQGPISISDLKPGQEILVKVEEGGRHFGQAITETITEL from the coding sequence ATGCCCAAGATCATTTGGGTCAGGACCGACCACCTGACCACCTACGAAGAGCGCAAGAAGGCGACCTCCAGCGCCTTGGAAGCGGGGTACGTGCAGATAGTGATCCGCCAGGAGGACAAGGAGCTCAAGCGCCTGGGACGGTTCGACGCTATCGTCCTGAAGGGCAAGGACCTGCTGCTGGAGGAGGAGAAGGTGGGCGAGCTTATTGAGGTGAGCTCCAACGAGGACCTGAAGCGAGCCTATGCCCTCAAGGACAAGGTGGAGCATCTGATGGTAGAGGCCAAAGACTGGCGCGTCATCCCTCTGGAGAACCTCATCGCCGAGTTCCAGAAGTCGAGGACGAAGATAATGGCCGTGGCCTCCACCCCTGAGGAAGCGAAGCTATTCTTAGCTACCCTGGAGGTAGGGGTGTCGGGCGTGGTGCTCCAGCCCTCGTCACCTTCCAAGCTGAAGGATTTCCAGGTGCTGCGGGAACAGGAGCTGCCTAAGATGCAGCTGAGCAAAGCCGTGGTGAGCAGGATCGCACCGGCGGGAGTGGGGGACAGGGTGTGTGTGGACACCTGCTCTATGCTGCGCGTGGGCGAGGGGATGCTGGTAGGCTCGCAATCCGCCTGCTTGTTCCTGGTCTGCTCGGAGAGCTTAGAGAGTGAGTATGTGGCCTCCAGGCCTTTCAGGGTCAATGCCGGTGCGGTGCACGCTTACATCCTCACCCCCTCAGGTAAGACGCGCTATCTCTCCGAGATAAGGAGCGGAGATGAGGTGCTGGCGGTGGATTCGGAGGGGAGGGGGCGCGCCGTGGTGGTGGGAAGGGCGAAGATAGAGCGCCGCCCGCTGTTGCTGGTGGAGGTGAAGGTGGGGGAGAGGAGGTTCACCACCATACTGCAGAACGCCGAGACCATACGCTTATGCTCCCCTCAAGGTCCCATCTCTATCTCTGACCTCAAGCCGGGACAGGAGATATTAGTCAAGGTGGAAGAAGGGGGAAGGCACTTCGGCCAGGCCATAACGGAGACGATCACCGAACTATGA